From a single Lentisphaera profundi genomic region:
- a CDS encoding transposase — translation MKRSYDMESDVTFYHVIIKVPDNTLGNSAYAFNREHKTHLRKLVFWLESIYELELINYCIMSTHAHFIIRRDRESKLSLIQAAYRYKKYKSLEEVPDARTCEVRKFAKRLNDLGDFMGNLQKRFTVWYNQQFEKCRRGQLFNHCYKAIQIKNTKALIRCLQYIELNPLRAQMVTNVTDYEFSSWADICHSTKRKEKLKLGIVKALRDFGLSYLSDTKIFRVYMRDLMELGSQGDREIKTGLEVLLLMRSSLWSRGRSISIVDESFIVKTE, via the coding sequence ATGAAACGCAGCTATGATATGGAAAGTGATGTAACTTTCTATCATGTGATTATAAAGGTACCTGACAATACCTTAGGTAATTCGGCTTATGCCTTTAATCGTGAGCATAAGACTCATTTGCGTAAGCTAGTTTTTTGGCTGGAAAGTATTTATGAATTGGAGCTCATTAATTACTGCATCATGAGTACCCATGCTCATTTCATCATTCGCAGAGATCGAGAATCAAAGCTTAGTTTGATACAAGCAGCCTATCGCTATAAAAAGTATAAATCATTAGAAGAAGTACCTGATGCTAGAACTTGCGAGGTGCGCAAATTTGCTAAGCGTTTGAATGACTTGGGCGATTTTATGGGGAATCTACAGAAGCGCTTTACAGTCTGGTATAATCAACAATTTGAGAAGTGTAGAAGAGGGCAGTTATTCAATCATTGTTACAAAGCTATACAGATCAAAAACACCAAGGCTCTTATCCGTTGTTTGCAATATATCGAGCTGAATCCTTTGCGAGCACAAATGGTTACTAATGTTACAGACTATGAGTTTAGTTCTTGGGCAGATATCTGTCATTCCACCAAGCGTAAAGAAAAGTTGAAGCTGGGCATTGTAAAGGCTCTTAGGGACTTTGGTTTAAGTTATTTAAGTGACACTAAAATATTTCGGGTTTACATGAGAGATTTAATGGAGCTTGGTAGCCAAGGCGATCGCGAGATCAAGACAGGACTTGAGGTGCTCTTGTTGATGCGAAGTAGCTTATGGTCAAGAGGACGATCGATAAGTATAGTTGATGAAAGTTTTATAGTTAAAACAGAGTAA